In a genomic window of Myotis daubentonii chromosome 18, mMyoDau2.1, whole genome shotgun sequence:
- the ACP6 gene encoding lysophosphatidic acid phosphatase type 6, whose protein sequence is MVTRVFRVRRWAPAGVLASLAYWVHQRRAALAELRGPDGQHPVDRSLLELKMVQVVFRHGARSPLKPLPVEEQAEWSPQLLEVPPQTRFDYTVTNLAGGPKPPSPFDSQYRGTVLKGGMFAGQLTSVGMRQMFALGERLRRNYVEDIPFLSPTFNPREIFVRSTNMHRNLESTRCLLAGLFQCQKEGPVVIHTDEASSEVLYPNYQSCWSLRERTRGRRQAASLQPGISEDLEKVKEGMGIADGDGVDFFMLFDNMAAEQVHGLLSCPALRRSARIIEQRAVDTALYMQSGDRESLQMAVGPFLHLLERNLLTAVDPATPPGSHRKLYLYAAHDVTLLPLLLALGIFDHKWPPFAADVTMELYRHRESQEWFVQLYYHGEEQVPRGCPDPLCPLDKFLNTLSVYTLSPEKYHTLCSQARVTELGNGE, encoded by the exons ATGGTCACCCGGGTGTTCAGGGTGCGCAGGTGGGCGCCCGCGGGCGTCCTGGCCTCGCTGGCGTACTGGGTCCACCAGCGGCGCGCGGCCCTGGCCGAGCTGCGAGGGCCGGACGGCCAGCACCCCGTGGACCGGAGCCTGTTGGAGCTGAAGATGGTGCAGGTGGTGTTCCGACACGGGGCGCGGAGCCCGCTCAAGCCGCTCCCGGTGGAGGAGCAG GCAGAGTGGAGTCCCCAGCTACTGGAAGTCCCACCGCAAACCCGGTTTGATTACACCGTCACCAATCTGGCTGGTGGCCCGAAACCACCTTCTCCATTTGACTCTCAGTACCGGGGGACCGTCCTGAAG GGGGGCATGTTTGCTGGGCAGCTGACCAGTGTGGGCATGCGGCAGATGTTTGCcctgggggagaggctgaggaggaaCTACGTGGAGGACATCCCCTTCCTTTCGCCAACCTTCAACCCACGCGAGATCTT tgTTCGCTCCACTAACATGCATCGGAACCTGGAGTCGACGCGGTGCTTGCTGGCTGGGCTTTTCCAGTGTCAGAAAGAAG GACCCGTCGTCATCCACACTGACGAGGCGAGCTCTGAAGTCCTGTACCCCAACTACCAGAGCTGCTGGAGCCTGCGGGAGAGAACCAG AGGCCGGAGGCAGGCTGCCTCTCTGCAGCCAGGAATCTCGGAGGATTTGGAAAAGGTGAAGGAGGGGATGGGCATTGCCGATGGTGATGGAGTGGACTTCTTCATGCTCTTTGACAACATGGCTGCTGAGCAG GTGCACGGCCTCCTGAGCTGCCCAGCGCTGAGGAGAAGCGCACGGATCATTGAACAGAGAGCCGTGGACACAGCCTTGTACATGCAAAGTGGAGACAG GGAAAGTCTTCAGATGGCGGTAGGACCGTTTCTCCACCTCCTGGAGCGCAACCTGCTGACGGCCGTGGACCCAGCCACGCCCCCCGGCAGCCACAG AAAGCTGTACCTCTACGCGGCTCACGATGtgaccctcctgcctctcctgctggccctgggGATTTTTGACCACAAATGGCCGCCGTTTGCTGCTGACGTGACCATGGAACTCTACCGGCACCGGGAATCCCAGGAGTGGTTTGTGCAGCTCTATTACCACGGGGAG GAGCAGGTGCCGCGAGGCTGCCCGGACCCGCTCTGTCCGCTGGACAAGTTCTTGAACACCTTATCAGTTTACACCTTAAGCCCAGAGAAATACCACACACTCTGCTCTCAAGCCCGGGTGACGGAACTTGGAAATGGAGAGTGA